A stretch of Bos indicus x Bos taurus breed Angus x Brahman F1 hybrid chromosome 17, Bos_hybrid_MaternalHap_v2.0, whole genome shotgun sequence DNA encodes these proteins:
- the LRCOL1 gene encoding leucine-rich colipase-like protein 1, translating to MASAGHLLLLLLCLLPVAPVLTIKKYQQLSHKRIGEPCETHNECQSDCCVTNSLNPQKFCTAQTVFQQCLSWKKPNGYICKDHLECQSKCCVINNHSVQTYCKAKTVFLQCLPWRKPNWDYCDYHSECRSKCCIRLNELSPNRCIPQSGILLQCLPWVSPGTQSGPTWGAQSRDWPEGRRAVTWRAVCPRVWVAVSSRRGRQLSLQVGLLLLHLQQERG from the exons ATGGCCAGCGCTgggcatctgctgctgctactgctctgCTTGCTACCCGTGGCCCCGGTGCTGACAATAAAGAAGTACCAGCAGCTGTCCCATAAG CGCATCGGAGAGCCCTGTGAGACGCACAATGAATGCCAGAGTGACTGCTGTGTCACCAACAGCCTGAACCCTCAGAAGTTCTGCACCGCCCAGACCGTATTCCAGCAGTGCCTGTCCTGGAAGAAG CCAAATGGGTACATCTGCAAGGACCACTTGGAGTGCCAGAGCAAGTGCTGTGTCATCAACAACCACAGCGTGCAGACGTACTGCAAAGCCAAGACCGTCTTCCTGCAGTGCTTGCCCTGGCGCAAG CCCAACTGGGACTACTGCGACTACCACAGCGAGTGCCGCAGCAAGTGCTGCATCCGGCTGAATGAGCTCAGCCCCAACCGCTGCATCCCCCAGAGCGGCATCCTGCTCCAATGCCTGCCCTGGGTGAGTCCTGGAACCCAGTCCGGCCCCACCTGGGGGGCTCAATCCCGCGACTGGCCTGAAGGCAGGCGGGCAGTGACCTGGAGGGCGGTGTGTCCACGTGTGTGGGTGGCCGTCTCCTCCAGGAGAGGCCGCCAGTTGTCTCTGCAAGTTGGCCTCCTGTTGCTGCACCTGCAGCAGGAACGTGGCTGA